The following coding sequences are from one Lolium rigidum isolate FL_2022 chromosome 6, APGP_CSIRO_Lrig_0.1, whole genome shotgun sequence window:
- the LOC124667627 gene encoding RING-H2 finger protein ATL74-like — MSGNPPEASGNVEYDVRQQHTFDWSYLFPAGGILFALVFVFLAIRILVRALMLRFRGVGRPRSGGGLPTAMLRSLRSISSSRRGLAVSALSALPVTAYRKGVIAGAGAGAADCAVCLSELADGDKVRMLPNCGHAFHVECVDAWLRTRTTCPLCRAEVELPQGIGNGKAEAAAQSSSSAMEPLPRPALFGAGGTLIVTVHGVSG; from the coding sequence ATGTCAGGGAACCCGCCGGAGGCGTCTGGCAACGTGGAATATGACGTGCGGCAGCAGCACACCTTCGACTGGAGCTACCTTTTTCCTGCAGGCGGCATCCTTTTCGCgctcgtcttcgtcttcctcgccaTCCGCATCTTGGTGCGCGCTCTGATGCTCCGGTTTCGCGGAGTCGGCCGCCCCCGGTCTGGCGGCGGGCTTCCAACCGCCATGCTGCGCTCCCTCAGAAGTATCAGCAGCAGCAGGCGCGGGCTGGCTGTGTCCGCACTCTCCGCGCTGCCGGTCACCGCGTACCGGAAGGGCGttatcgccggcgccggcgccggggcaGCTGACTGCGCGGTGTGCCTGTCGGAGCTTGCGGATGGAGACAAGGTGCGGATGCTGCCCAACTGCGGGCACGCGTTTCACGTCGAGTGCGTCGACGCCTGGCTGCGCACCAGGACGACGTGCCCTCTCTGCCGGGCTGAGGTGGAGCTGCCCCAGGGGATTGGGAACGGGAAGGCGGAGGCGGCAGCTCAGTCGTCGTCCTCGGCCATGGAGCCGCTGCCGCGACCGGCGTTGTTCGGTGCAGGAGGAACCTTGATCGTGACCGTGCACGGCGTTTCAGGATAG